The sequence below is a genomic window from Anaeromyxobacter sp..
CAACACCAGGGCGCTAGCTGCAGGCATGAGCCTGTTCTGTGGCTGCATTCTCGTCACAATCTTCACCTGGTACTTGATCCTGCTGCCTAACTGCGGATGAATGGTGCATGGGCCGGAGCCCCGGAGCCCGTTCCAGCGGTCCGCCGATCGTCTGAAGGTCTGGGATCGGCCTGACCGCACGAGGGGCGCGAGGCAGGCGGGCGGTGCGGTACCTGCACCTGGAGTGCATCGGCTCGCTCGACCCTCCGAGGCCCATCTCGAAGACCGTGGTCCCGCCCAACCGGATCGTGCCGCACCCCACCCGCCCGGCATGGACACGCCTTCCCCCTTTCCCTAGTATCACCGGCCTCATGCGAGGCATCCGAGGGGCCACCCAGGTGGCCGAGAACACCCGGGAGGCGATCGAGGAGGCGGTGGTGGAGCTCTGTGAGGAGCTGACCCGGCGCAACCACCTCGACCCCGAGGAGATCACCTGGGCCATCTTCACCGTCACCCATGACCTCGACGCCGACTTTCCGGCTCGCGGGGCCCGGGTGCAGGGCTGGCACCAGGTGCCCATGATCTGCTCCCAGGAGATCCCGGTGCCGGGCTCCATGCCGCGCATCATCCGGGTGCTGCTCCACTCGGTGGCCCGCGGCGCGCCGCATCACGTCTACCTGCGCGGCGCCCAGGCGCTCCGCCCCGACCTGCACCACGGGGTGCCCTTCCAGCAGCCGAAGGCCAGGGGCGCCACCCGGGCCGCCGCGGCCGCCCGGGGCACGACGAAGGCCAGGGCGGCGTCGAAGGCCAGGACTCCCGCGCAGACCAAGCCACCGACGAAGACCCGGGCCCCGGCGCCGCCCTCGGCACGCCCGGCCGGCCGCACCCGCAGGGCCGGGAAGTGACCGGCCTGCCGCGCCGGCTCGGCCTGGTGGGGCTCGGCCTGATGGGCGGGGCGCTGGCCCGCGCCGTGCGCGCCGCCGACCCGTCCGTCCGCCTCGTGGCGGTGGAGCCCGCCGAGGCCGCCCGCGCCGCGGCCCTGGCCGAGGGCGTGGTCGACGAGGCCCACGCCGCCCCCGGGCCGGCCCTGGGCGCCTGCGACCTCGCGGTGCTCTGCACCCCGGTGGCGGCCATCGAGGCGCTGCTCGGGCCGGTGTCCCAGCTCCTGCCGGACGGCGCGGTCCTCACCGACGTGGGCGGCGCCAAGGAGGCCATCGTGGCCCTGGCCCGCACCCAGGTCCGCCCCGGCGTCCACTTCGTCGGGGCCCACCCCATGTTCGGCGGCCACGGCGGCTTCGCCGGCTCGGCCGCGGCGGCCCAGCGCCGCTGGCGCGGCGGGCGGGTGGCGCTGGTCACCGACGGCGACCCGGCGGCGGTGGAGCGGGTGGCCGCGCTGCACCTGGCGCTCGGCGCCACCGTGATCCGCTGCAGCGCGGCCGAGCACGACGCCGCGGTGGCCATGGTCTCGCACCTGCCCTACCTGGTGGCCAGCGCCCTGGCGGCCGCGGCTGAGGAGGCCGGCCCGCTGGCCCGCGCGCTGGCCGGCCAGGGGCTCAAGGACACCACGCGCCTGGCCGAGTTCCCCTTCGACATCCAGGGCGAGGTCTCCCGCCGCAACGCCCGCCTGCCCGAGGCGGCCGAGCGGCTGCAGCGCCACCTCACCGCCATCCTCTCCGCCATCGCCACCTCCCCCGAGGCAGCGCGCACGGCGCTCGAGCAGGCGCGCCACGCGCGCGAGGCTCTTCTGACCGCGCCACGCCACGGCCCCGCCCGACGGACCGCTCACCTGCCACCGCACGGGCCGCTCCAGGGCGACCTCACGGTGCCCGGCGACAAGTCCATCTCCCACCGCGCCATCCTGTTCGGCGCGCTGGCCGAGGGCGAGACCGCGTCACCGGCATCCTCGACGCCGAGGACGTCCACTCCACCCGCAAGGCCGTGACCAGGCTCGGCGCCACCGTCCGCGAGGAGGGGGCCGAGGTGATCGTCACCCCGGCCGCCACGCTGGTGGAGCCGGACGACGTCATCGACTGCGGCAACTCCGGCACCTCGCTCAGGCTGCTGGCCGGCGTCCTGGCCGGCCTGCCCAGGCTATCGGTCCTGACCGGCGACGCCTCGCTGCGCCGCCGGCCAGGTGCGCCGGGTGGTCGAGCCCCTGCGCCGCATGGGCGCGGACCTGACGGCCCGCGACGGCGACCGGGTGCCGCCGCTGGTCATCCGCGGGCGGCAGCTCACCGGCACCCACCACGACCAAGGTGGCCAGCGCCCAGGTGAAGAGCGCCATCCTGCTGGCCGGCCTGTCGGCCCAGGGCGAGACCAGCGTCACCGAGCCGGAGCGTTCGCGCGACCACCGAGCGGCTGCTGCGCGGCATGGGCGTGCCGCTCACGGTGGACGGCCTGACCGTGACGGTGCGCCCGGCGCGCCCGCGCGGCACCCGGGTGGACGTGCCGGGCGACATCTCCTCGGCCGCCTTCTTCCTGTGCGCCGCCGGCCTGCCCGGCTCGGCGGTGACGGTGCGGAACATGGGCACCAACCCCACCCGCACCGGCCTGCTCGACGTGCTGCGCGCCATGGGGCCGACCTCACCGTGGCCAACGAGCGCGAGGTGGCCGGCGAGCCGCGCGCCGACGTGACGGTGCGGGCCGCGCCGCTGCGCGCCACCGAGATCGGCGGGCCGCTCATCCCCCGGCTCATCGACGAGCTGCCGGTGCTGATGGTGCTGGCCACCCAGGCCAGCGGGCGCACCGTCATCCGCGACGCCAGGGAGCTTCCGGGTCAAGGAGTCGGACCGCCTGGCCGCCATGGGCGAGACCCTGGCCGCGGCCGGCGCCAGGCTGGAGCTCTTCGAGGACGGCTGCGCCATCGAGGGGGCCGACCCGGCTCGGGCCGGTGACGGTGAAGACCCGGCTCGACCACCGCATCGCCATGTCGATGGCGGTGGCCCAGCCCTCTTCGCCAGCGCGCCGGTGGTGCTCGACGAGGTGGCCTGCGTGGCCACCAGCTTCCCCCTCCTTCTTCTCGCTGCTGGACGGGCTGTGCCAGGCGCGCCGGTGACCCAAAGGGTGATCGGCGGCGGACCGCGCTCTACGGCCTGGTGGGCTGGCCGGTGGGGGCACAGCCTCTCGCCGCTCATGCAGAACGCCGCCTTCGCCGCCCTGGAGTTGGACGCCGTCACCTGGCGCTGCCGCTGGCGCCGAGCGGCTCCTCGAGGGGCTGGGCGGGGCCCACGCGCTCGGCTTCCGCGGGCTCAACGTCACCATCCCGCACAAGGAGGGGCGGCCGCCGCTTGCGTCCGGCTCGACAGGTGGCCGCCGCGGTGGGCGCCGCCAATGCTGCGCCACGCGCCCGACGGGTGGGAGGGGCCACACACCGACGCCACCGCGCTGCTGGAGCTGCTGCGCGAGG
It includes:
- the aroH gene encoding chorismate mutase, coding for MRGIRGATQVAENTREAIEEAVVELCEELTRRNHLDPEEITWAIFTVTHDLDADFPARGARVQGWHQVPMICSQEIPVPGSMPRIIRVLLHSVARGAPHHVYLRGAQALRPDLHHGVPFQQPKARGATRAAAAARGTTKARAASKARTPAQTKPPTKTRAPAPPSARPAGRTRRAGK